From the Candidatus Brocadiia bacterium genome, one window contains:
- the rpmB gene encoding 50S ribosomal protein L28 yields MSLVCDICGKRPSTGNRISRRGMAKKKGGVGKKIGGISRRWWKPNIQKVRAMIDGKPARIRVCTGCLGAGKVIKPPVKLKVKA; encoded by the coding sequence ATGAGTCTGGTATGCGACATATGCGGCAAAAGGCCGTCCACGGGTAACCGGATATCACGCCGCGGTATGGCCAAGAAAAAAGGCGGCGTCGGCAAGAAAATCGGCGGCATCTCCAGACGCTGGTGGAAACCCAACATCCAGAAAGTCCGGGCTATGATTGACGGCAAGCCGGCCAGAATCCGCGTTTGCACCGGCTGTCTGGGCGCGGGCAAGGTCATCAAGCCTCCGGTTAAACTCAAGGTAAAAGCCTAG
- a CDS encoding O-antigen ligase family protein, whose amino-acid sequence MLFRFELFLMSAAIVLRLLISGSTAGAGLNMVVGLMAWMALLLDFARKQNPSAEPPKAQGIPRIILALPLVFACLIVSGFFLASYKFGALPYGFAWITDIVLFYLVVRLNRPYLFLGVFAGTAALIACYGLYQHLWGLEALRQAIGQDAHLLDFIPPELRNNFLSRLNANEPFATFTYQNSLGGFLVLAIPIVMGLLSAKPFPRFGAVVNIAKVIIIGLMVWALWATGARGAWVAAVSAAVLFAALKAWPGLGRAARMAIVAVSVAGMVLAGLVFVYILTARQVPDSLNNVSPSLSIRYGYWRGVAEIIRHHPLGVGLNQFADNYLRYRATGAGVTQKAHNDFLQIGAETGVLGLMVFAAFFGAVLAAGLRRVISRPDGTADRIMLIGLISGLGGLLLHSMVDFNFYVPGLSMSAWLAAGCLVSLSYRGTESAGARAIDGRFARPAATIALLAVILFLSWLVCPRLLESESLLEQGRWLVRTQSGSADSIEKGRADLEQSRRLNPYSVEPCLELSWFYHRTVCAGKPDEFICINLLDRAIALSRLSSNLYVYQSVFFREHAEMFKSAGATDKAGVMLRQSELFFKKAAELNPQSGN is encoded by the coding sequence ATGCTTTTTAGGTTTGAGTTATTCCTGATGTCCGCGGCCATCGTCCTGCGCCTGCTCATCTCCGGCTCGACGGCCGGCGCCGGCCTGAATATGGTGGTCGGCCTGATGGCCTGGATGGCTCTGCTCCTGGATTTTGCACGGAAACAGAATCCGTCCGCGGAACCGCCCAAAGCACAGGGGATACCCAGGATAATCTTAGCCCTGCCTCTGGTGTTCGCCTGCCTTATCGTATCCGGGTTCTTCCTGGCTTCGTATAAGTTCGGCGCTCTGCCTTACGGATTCGCCTGGATTACGGATATCGTGCTGTTTTACCTGGTCGTCCGGCTGAACCGGCCTTACCTGTTCCTGGGCGTATTTGCCGGGACGGCCGCGCTGATTGCCTGCTACGGACTGTACCAGCACCTGTGGGGGCTGGAGGCATTGCGCCAGGCCATCGGCCAGGACGCGCATCTGCTGGACTTCATCCCGCCGGAGCTGCGTAATAATTTCCTGTCACGCCTCAACGCCAACGAGCCCTTTGCCACATTCACCTACCAGAACTCGCTGGGCGGGTTCCTGGTGTTGGCTATCCCGATAGTGATGGGGCTGTTGTCGGCCAAGCCGTTCCCCAGGTTCGGCGCGGTTGTCAACATCGCCAAGGTTATCATCATCGGGCTGATGGTTTGGGCGCTCTGGGCCACCGGCGCGCGCGGCGCCTGGGTGGCGGCCGTATCCGCCGCCGTCTTGTTCGCCGCGCTCAAGGCCTGGCCGGGGCTGGGACGGGCCGCCCGGATGGCCATAGTTGCCGTGAGTGTTGCCGGGATGGTCCTGGCCGGGCTGGTGTTCGTTTACATCCTGACGGCGCGCCAGGTTCCGGATTCGCTTAACAATGTTTCGCCGTCGCTGTCCATCCGTTACGGTTACTGGCGGGGCGTGGCGGAGATAATCAGGCATCACCCGCTGGGCGTGGGGCTGAACCAGTTCGCGGATAATTACCTGAGATACCGGGCAACCGGGGCGGGCGTGACCCAGAAGGCGCATAACGATTTCCTGCAAATCGGCGCGGAGACGGGCGTCCTGGGGCTGATGGTATTCGCGGCGTTCTTCGGCGCGGTGCTGGCGGCCGGACTGCGCCGGGTCATCAGCCGACCGGACGGGACGGCGGACCGGATTATGTTAATCGGATTGATATCCGGGCTGGGCGGGTTATTGCTGCATTCTATGGTGGATTTTAATTTTTACGTCCCGGGCCTGTCTATGAGCGCCTGGCTGGCGGCCGGATGTTTGGTGTCGCTGAGCTACCGGGGGACGGAGAGCGCCGGGGCGCGGGCCATTGACGGCCGGTTTGCGCGGCCGGCCGCGACCATTGCTTTGCTGGCGGTTATCCTGTTCCTGAGCTGGTTGGTCTGTCCGCGGCTGCTGGAGTCGGAGTCGTTGCTGGAGCAGGGCCGGTGGCTGGTCCGGACGCAGTCCGGTTCGGCTGATTCAATCGAGAAGGGCCGGGCGGATTTGGAGCAGTCGCGCCGGCTCAACCCGTATTCGGTGGAGCCGTGCCTGGAGCTGTCCTGGTTTTATCACCGGACCGTTTGCGCCGGCAAGCCGGATGAGTTCATCTGCATCAACCTGCTGGACCGGGCCATCGCCCTGAGCCGGCTGAGCAGTAACCTGTATGTCTACCAGTCGGTATTTTTCAGGGAGCACGCCGAGATGTTCAAGTCAGCCGGAGCGACGGATAAGGCCGGAGTAATGCTCAGGCAGAGTGAGTTGTTTTTCAAGAAGGCAGCCGAGCTTAACCCGCAGTCCGGCAATTAG
- a CDS encoding Fic family protein, with the protein MKYVPHYTVTARLLRMLESITALKTKIDASAVSVAWIPAIREESSLRTAHSSTAIEGNPLTLKEVKILSQGGRLPQAKPKHTNEVLNYLAALRYIEQHSGAKKITAKDVLRLHGIIGRNALDREPVGAYRPYQVYVGNHTPPIALAVPGLVSDLLDWLNRAGPDLPAVISSAILHYRFEYIHPFGDGNGRVGRALATWELYRKKFDTHHIFAVDEILREDRPAYYRALDTVRRQKEDLTTWLEFMASAVEKTLERVWRRIGLLGKHGGRQTLILTPKQEKLLLILREGALSISQIQQELKVTKQGAHFILKPLLGNKLIKRTGGHKTGKYSLI; encoded by the coding sequence ATGAAATATGTGCCTCACTACACCGTCACGGCCCGGCTGCTCCGGATGCTGGAAAGCATCACGGCGCTCAAAACAAAGATAGACGCCTCGGCCGTATCCGTCGCCTGGATACCGGCCATCCGGGAAGAATCATCCCTCAGGACCGCCCACTCCTCAACCGCCATCGAAGGCAACCCGCTGACCCTAAAAGAGGTCAAAATACTGTCCCAAGGCGGCCGCCTGCCCCAGGCCAAGCCCAAGCATACCAACGAAGTGCTCAACTATCTAGCGGCATTGCGGTACATAGAACAACATTCCGGCGCCAAGAAAATAACCGCCAAGGACGTCCTGCGCCTGCACGGCATTATCGGCCGCAATGCGCTCGACCGCGAACCGGTCGGGGCGTACCGGCCATACCAGGTATACGTCGGCAACCATACGCCGCCCATAGCCCTGGCTGTCCCGGGACTGGTATCAGACCTGCTCGATTGGCTCAACCGGGCCGGGCCGGACCTGCCGGCCGTCATCAGCTCCGCCATCCTGCACTATCGCTTTGAATATATCCATCCCTTCGGCGACGGCAACGGCCGGGTCGGCCGGGCGCTGGCCACCTGGGAACTCTACCGCAAGAAATTCGACACCCACCATATCTTCGCGGTCGACGAAATCCTGCGGGAAGACCGGCCGGCCTATTACCGGGCGCTCGATACCGTCCGCCGTCAAAAAGAAGACCTGACCACTTGGCTGGAATTTATGGCCTCGGCCGTAGAAAAAACACTGGAGCGCGTCTGGCGCAGAATCGGACTGCTCGGCAAACACGGCGGCCGGCAAACGCTGATCCTGACGCCCAAGCAGGAAAAACTGCTCTTAATATTACGGGAAGGCGCGCTCAGCATCAGCCAGATTCAGCAAGAGTTGAAAGTCACCAAACAAGGAGCGCATTTCATACTCAAACCCTTGTTGGGAAACAAACTGATAAAAAGGACCGGCGGGCACAAAACCGGCAAATACAGCCTGATTTGA